The following proteins come from a genomic window of Nicotiana tomentosiformis chromosome 12, ASM39032v3, whole genome shotgun sequence:
- the LOC104108503 gene encoding protein MIZU-KUSSEI 1, with the protein MPSPKTLPMGRLQPGNVVAPSLLPAAPVLLPQSSHKKGQWKSTKLFRRAVKSVFRSFPVINPPCKMPVGNRMHEGHIHGGKQMTGTLFGYRKARVNLAIQETPRSVPLLVLELSIHTGKLLQDMGSGLVRIALECEKNPSEKLKLIDEPIWTMYCNGRKAGYAVKRGPTEDDLKVMQNLHAVSMGAGVLPSQKVDSPEGELTYMRAFFERAIGSKDSETYYMMNPNGTSGPELSIFFVRV; encoded by the coding sequence ATGCCATCACCAAAAACACTGCCGATGGGCCGTCTTCAACCGGGAAATGTTGTGGCTCCCTCCCTGTTACCTGCCGCGCCGGTTCTCTTGCCACAATCATCTCACAAGAAAGGTCAATGGAAATCCACAAAACTTTTCCGACGTGCTGTTAAGTCAGTTTTCCGGTCATTTCCGGTGATAAACCCTCCATGCAAGATGCCGGTTGGAAACCGGATGCACGAAGGACACATACATGGAGGAAAACAAATGACAGGAACCCTATTTGGGTACAGAAAGGCTAGGGTTAATCTTGCAATTCAAGAAACCCCTAGAAGCGTTCCTTTGCTTGTGCTGGAACTGTCCATCCATACTGGTAAGCTGCTCCAAGACATGGGTTCCGGACTTGTTAGAATTGCTCTTGAGTGCGAAAAGAACCCGTCCGAGAAACTCAAACTTATCGACGAACCCATATGGACCATGTACTGCAACGGACGGAAAGCTGGCTATGCTGTGAAGAGAGGACCCACAGAGGATGATTTGAAGGTCATGCAGAACCTGCATGCAGTGTCCATGGGAGCCGGCGTTCTGCCCAGTCAGAAGGTCGACTCCCCTGAGGGGGAGCTTACTTACATGAGAGCATTCTTTGAACGGGCAATTGGATCTAAAGATTCGGAGACTTATTACATGATGAACCCCAATGGCACCAGTGGACCTGAGCTGAGCATCTTTTTCGTTAGGGTTTGA